A window of the Streptomyces griseochromogenes genome harbors these coding sequences:
- a CDS encoding LysR family transcriptional regulator, with protein MRHGADLGMLRTFLCVYRCGGVARAAGLLGLSQPAVSRHLKALEGIMGRPLFDRLGRGVAPTQAGDLLAAQIATHLDALEDAVDALPPTSANAPVLLGAPSDLLAVHVLPKLTPLLTSGVDVHCRIGLSPELAQVVLHDELDIAVVTRIERAPTRQLHLRHLCDEEFVLVGPAGEAPYTPENDSRRFIGYSPAMPMARRYFRMCWGMQPPTPGLTVADLRTVVSAVAAGAGLSVVPRYLAQDALDAGALSVLHTPDTPVSNSIYLATRRGREHLPQINAAFELLCQTA; from the coding sequence ATGAGACATGGAGCAGATCTCGGCATGCTCCGCACCTTCCTGTGCGTCTACCGATGCGGCGGCGTCGCCAGAGCCGCAGGCCTGCTCGGACTGTCGCAGCCCGCCGTCTCGCGTCATCTCAAGGCGCTGGAAGGCATCATGGGACGGCCCCTCTTCGACCGGCTGGGGCGCGGAGTGGCGCCGACCCAGGCCGGAGACCTCCTCGCCGCCCAGATCGCCACCCACCTGGACGCCCTGGAAGACGCGGTCGACGCGCTCCCTCCCACCAGCGCCAACGCCCCCGTGCTGCTGGGGGCGCCGAGCGACCTGCTCGCGGTCCATGTCCTGCCCAAGCTGACCCCGCTGCTGACGAGCGGTGTCGATGTGCACTGCCGCATCGGCTTGTCACCGGAGCTCGCGCAGGTGGTGCTGCACGACGAGTTGGACATCGCCGTCGTGACCAGGATCGAGCGGGCCCCGACGAGACAGCTTCACCTCAGGCATCTGTGCGACGAGGAGTTCGTACTGGTGGGCCCGGCCGGAGAGGCGCCGTATACGCCGGAGAACGACAGCCGACGTTTCATCGGGTACTCCCCCGCCATGCCCATGGCCCGGCGCTACTTCCGCATGTGCTGGGGCATGCAGCCACCGACACCCGGGTTGACGGTAGCCGACCTTCGGACCGTGGTGTCCGCCGTCGCCGCCGGCGCCGGACTGAGCGTCGTCCCCCGCTATCTCGCGCAGGATGCCTTGGACGCCGGCGCACTGAGTGTGCTGCACACACCGGACACGCCGGTGAGCAACTCGATATACCTGGCCACGCGACGGGGCCGGGAACACCTGCCGCAGATCAACGCGGCCTTCGAGTTGCTCTGCCAGACGGCCTGA
- a CDS encoding LysR family substrate-binding domain-containing protein, whose product MPSSAGNVLISRKAPVADRGAADRVLASGAVGRVAIGSAGAGSYSCLPVLSRAVATERPGIELVLRGKTHAGEALGQIAGDTLDLGFVSLPVRRGITARVVRREPLLVALPDSHPPAARTDIPLTERAREPFVTFPASRGSAVREAMAQACHDAGFVPRIVQEAPDVYTLPALVGAGVGVDIVVASADAIRLDQVCFRPLAGPDVPVLPIALAWRTGNRSAALDAMLRVAERVLPTSAESDR is encoded by the coding sequence ATGCCCTCCTCCGCGGGGAACGTGCTCATCTCCAGGAAGGCGCCGGTGGCCGACCGCGGTGCCGCGGATCGCGTCCTGGCATCGGGCGCGGTCGGCCGGGTGGCGATCGGGTCCGCGGGAGCCGGCAGTTACAGCTGTCTGCCGGTGCTCAGCCGCGCCGTGGCAACCGAACGCCCCGGCATCGAACTCGTTCTGCGGGGGAAGACCCACGCGGGGGAGGCGTTGGGGCAGATCGCCGGTGACACCCTCGACCTGGGCTTCGTGTCGCTGCCCGTCCGCCGGGGCATCACCGCCCGGGTGGTGCGCAGGGAACCGCTGCTGGTGGCACTGCCGGACAGCCATCCCCCGGCGGCGCGCACCGACATTCCCCTGACCGAACGGGCAAGGGAGCCGTTCGTGACCTTCCCCGCCTCACGGGGCTCGGCCGTACGGGAGGCCATGGCGCAGGCCTGCCACGATGCGGGGTTCGTGCCCCGCATCGTCCAGGAAGCACCGGACGTGTACACCCTGCCGGCGCTGGTCGGCGCGGGGGTGGGTGTGGACATCGTGGTCGCCTCGGCCGACGCCATTCGCCTCGATCAGGTGTGCTTTCGCCCACTGGCGGGACCGGACGTTCCGGTGCTGCCCATCGCACTGGCTTGGCGCACCGGCAACCGGTCGGCGGCCCTGGACGCGATGCTGCGCGTCGCCGAGCGGGTGCTGCCGACGTCGGCCGAGTCCGACCGGTAG
- a CDS encoding TetR/AcrR family transcriptional regulator translates to MHDDPIRTRILDAAEQLFYSQGIQTVGMDAVRTAAGVTLRRLYQQFPSKGVLVEEYLRRRDARWRGELEEYVEAADASARERVLAVFDWLHIWFEQPDFRGCAFINSFGELGATSPEVTEAARHHKERFRHFVVDLVRRAGAPSEVADHVVLLAEGAMTTAAISGDPQSAARGRAAAAVLLQSARVG, encoded by the coding sequence ATGCACGATGACCCGATCCGGACCCGGATCCTCGACGCGGCCGAACAGCTCTTTTACAGCCAGGGCATTCAGACGGTCGGGATGGACGCTGTGCGTACGGCCGCCGGGGTCACGCTCCGGCGCCTCTACCAGCAGTTCCCCTCGAAGGGCGTCCTTGTCGAGGAGTATCTGCGGCGGCGGGACGCCCGATGGCGGGGCGAACTCGAGGAGTACGTCGAGGCGGCGGACGCGTCGGCGCGTGAACGTGTGCTCGCGGTCTTCGACTGGCTGCACATCTGGTTCGAGCAACCGGATTTCCGTGGCTGCGCCTTCATCAACTCGTTCGGTGAACTGGGAGCCACCTCCCCGGAAGTCACCGAAGCGGCGCGCCATCACAAGGAGCGGTTCCGGCACTTCGTGGTCGATCTGGTGCGGCGGGCGGGCGCTCCTTCGGAGGTGGCCGATCATGTCGTCCTGCTCGCCGAAGGGGCCATGACCACCGCCGCCATCTCGGGTGACCCTCAGTCGGCCGCACGGGGCAGAGCGGCCGCGGCGGTTCTGCTGCAGTCGGCGCGGGTGGGTTGA
- a CDS encoding IclR family transcriptional regulator domain-containing protein, with amino-acid sequence MAGRARATTGGATEAGPGAEAEGPLARGLAVLRAVAEADGPVRLADLARSTGLARSAVDRLAATLAHLGHLRLTDRDLRAAPLLMEFGNAYLRATNLPDSVQPPLDGLARALDESVSLITEDGCDMRIVARAIPPERVIPLGFRVGDLLPADRCAAGAVLAGAWDSEQRLAWRAQRAADPLDTGYPALPARFARLGKEAEAGFAAWISDAAERGWALDDQIAAPGLVALSVPVPGQKDGPRYAVSVLAHTSRFTAEALRAHALTHLTRAARDMGDALGADRPAAGRLAPSPYTDAKPELGPSFLQALARGLTVLTALGGARGGLTLNEAAQVTGLSYPSTRRNLLTLLQLGYAEQRGRRFLPAPRTLGLGYARLSGLGLADIAQPHLAELAARVHESASVAVLDGAEVRYLARSATQQVTSVSVQPGARLPAYATSMGRALLADLSHPDQERLLAALPPRPLTSFTRTSPADLTKAIEGAGQDGYAVVEQELEVGLRSMAVPLRDARGNAVAAVNLALHAGTETPEQSRERLLPHLFSTARAIEADMAAVFAFAPVRSD; translated from the coding sequence ATGGCAGGACGCGCGAGGGCGACGACCGGTGGCGCCACGGAGGCAGGGCCCGGCGCGGAGGCGGAGGGCCCGCTGGCGCGGGGCCTCGCGGTGCTGAGAGCCGTCGCGGAGGCCGACGGACCGGTGCGCCTGGCCGACCTCGCCCGATCGACGGGCCTGGCGCGCTCCGCCGTGGACCGGCTGGCCGCGACACTGGCGCACCTGGGGCATCTGCGGCTGACGGACCGCGATCTCCGGGCCGCCCCCCTGCTGATGGAGTTCGGCAACGCCTACCTGCGCGCCACGAACCTGCCCGACAGCGTCCAGCCCCCTCTGGACGGCCTGGCCCGCGCCCTCGACGAATCCGTGTCCCTGATCACGGAGGACGGCTGCGACATGCGCATCGTCGCTCGCGCGATCCCCCCGGAGCGAGTGATTCCGCTGGGGTTCAGGGTCGGCGATCTGCTGCCCGCGGACCGCTGCGCGGCCGGAGCCGTCCTGGCCGGCGCCTGGGACAGCGAACAGCGGCTGGCCTGGCGGGCGCAGCGCGCCGCCGACCCACTCGACACCGGCTATCCGGCTCTGCCGGCGCGCTTCGCGCGGCTCGGGAAGGAGGCGGAGGCGGGCTTCGCCGCCTGGATCTCCGACGCGGCCGAGCGGGGCTGGGCGCTGGACGATCAGATCGCGGCTCCGGGTCTGGTCGCCCTGTCGGTTCCCGTTCCCGGTCAGAAGGACGGGCCCCGGTATGCGGTGAGCGTGCTCGCACACACCAGTCGCTTCACCGCCGAGGCCCTGCGCGCACACGCCCTCACCCATCTCACCCGGGCGGCACGGGACATGGGCGACGCCCTCGGCGCCGACCGGCCTGCGGCCGGCCGGCTCGCCCCGTCCCCTTACACCGACGCCAAGCCGGAACTGGGGCCCTCGTTCCTTCAGGCGCTGGCTCGCGGCCTCACCGTGCTCACCGCCCTCGGAGGCGCCCGCGGCGGCCTCACGCTCAACGAGGCCGCTCAGGTGACCGGTCTGTCGTACCCGAGCACACGCCGCAATCTGCTCACCTTGCTTCAGCTGGGTTACGCCGAGCAGCGCGGACGACGCTTCCTGCCCGCTCCGCGCACTCTCGGCCTCGGCTACGCGCGCCTGTCAGGCCTCGGCCTGGCCGACATCGCACAGCCCCATCTGGCCGAACTCGCCGCTCGCGTGCACGAGTCCGCCTCCGTCGCCGTTCTCGACGGAGCGGAGGTGCGTTACCTGGCCCGCTCCGCCACCCAGCAGGTCACGAGCGTCAGCGTCCAACCGGGAGCCCGGCTGCCCGCCTACGCCACCTCCATGGGGCGCGCCCTGCTGGCCGATCTGTCGCACCCGGACCAGGAGCGACTCCTCGCCGCACTGCCGCCGCGCCCGCTGACCTCCTTCACCCGCACCTCGCCCGCGGATCTGACGAAGGCCATCGAGGGGGCAGGGCAGGACGGGTACGCCGTCGTGGAGCAGGAGCTGGAGGTGGGGCTTCGTTCCATGGCGGTCCCGCTGCGCGACGCGCGCGGCAACGCCGTCGCCGCGGTCAATCTGGCCCTGCACGCGGGGACGGAAACTCCCGAGCAGTCACGCGAGCGGCTGCTGCCCCACCTGTTCTCCACCGCCCGCGCCATCGAGGCCGACATGGCCGCGGTCTTCGCGTTCGCGCCGGTACGCAGCGACTGA
- a CDS encoding TetR/AcrR family transcriptional regulator — protein MPKRVDHAERRTEIAEALLRVAARRGLHAVGMRDVAAEAGVSLRLVQYYFETKEKLLLHGLQQLARRFEERAAARVRAAGQAPGPRATIEAVLTAALPTDEESRTFHLVYTSYAVLSVTDPALAAQPFIKNPDAAESALVELLRQAEEGDLIRPDVDVELEAVSLLAMSAGLGTSVLVGQRSAKSAAMILDHHLDRIFRGDHLPDRSADATERR, from the coding sequence ATGCCCAAGCGCGTGGACCATGCGGAGCGCCGTACCGAGATCGCCGAGGCTCTCCTTCGGGTTGCGGCGCGACGCGGACTGCACGCCGTCGGAATGCGCGATGTGGCCGCCGAGGCCGGCGTGTCACTGCGACTGGTGCAGTACTACTTCGAAACCAAGGAGAAGCTGCTGCTCCACGGGCTGCAGCAGCTGGCGCGGAGATTCGAGGAACGGGCCGCCGCCCGGGTCCGGGCCGCCGGGCAGGCTCCGGGACCCCGCGCGACGATCGAGGCCGTACTGACGGCGGCGTTGCCGACGGACGAGGAGAGCCGTACGTTCCACCTCGTCTACACCTCGTACGCGGTGCTGTCCGTCACCGACCCGGCGCTCGCCGCCCAGCCCTTCATCAAGAACCCCGACGCCGCCGAGAGCGCCCTCGTCGAACTCCTCCGGCAGGCCGAGGAGGGCGACCTCATCCGGCCTGATGTGGATGTGGAGTTGGAGGCCGTCAGCCTGCTGGCCATGTCCGCCGGACTGGGCACCAGCGTCCTGGTCGGGCAGCGCAGCGCGAAGTCGGCCGCCATGATCCTGGACCACCACCTCGACCGGATCTTCCGGGGCGATCACCTCCCGGACCGATCGGCGGACGCCACCGAACGCCGGTGA
- a CDS encoding MBL fold metallo-hydrolase, with amino-acid sequence MLDRRSVIRGGSAAAVVGAGALAFSPGGARAAEPVDTENRSPKSAGATSGAVTEAPGFLPLPSDAKPLPDNGKGYRLQRAGKNGYVVITGFVQSVFVVTRDGVVLVDAPPASRAILKEAIASVTDKPVTHFIYSHSHLDHVGAVTEFPDAIRIAHADCATILALHKDPARPMPQKVLHGKHNVLHIGGEEIHVIYPGANHESGNILTHFPGQRLVAMTDVVMPGWAPYRGWGNADYLPGILLAHDAILDLDFDTYVGGHVYRTGTRADVKRSRAFFVDFWNTTKKNMGAISFTEAASEVESANVWAAQKVWIDRVAKATQAELVERWGSRIAAVDTFSADTAGSVVVSISTDATINFP; translated from the coding sequence ATGCTCGATCGTCGTTCCGTAATCCGTGGCGGCAGTGCCGCAGCCGTCGTCGGCGCGGGAGCTCTCGCTTTCAGTCCCGGCGGCGCCAGGGCCGCCGAACCCGTCGACACGGAGAACCGGTCGCCGAAGAGCGCCGGGGCGACTTCCGGTGCCGTCACCGAGGCCCCCGGCTTCCTGCCCCTGCCCTCGGATGCGAAGCCGCTGCCCGACAACGGAAAGGGCTATCGGCTGCAGCGCGCCGGCAAGAACGGCTACGTCGTCATCACCGGTTTCGTGCAGTCCGTCTTCGTGGTGACCCGCGACGGCGTCGTACTCGTCGACGCACCGCCCGCTTCCCGCGCCATACTCAAGGAGGCCATCGCCTCCGTGACCGACAAGCCGGTGACTCACTTCATCTACAGCCATTCCCATCTGGATCATGTGGGCGCGGTGACCGAATTCCCGGACGCGATCCGTATCGCGCACGCCGACTGCGCCACCATTCTCGCACTGCACAAGGACCCGGCACGGCCGATGCCCCAGAAGGTCCTCCACGGAAAGCACAATGTTCTGCACATCGGAGGCGAGGAGATCCATGTGATCTACCCGGGCGCGAACCATGAGTCCGGGAACATCCTCACCCACTTCCCCGGCCAGCGGCTCGTGGCCATGACCGACGTCGTCATGCCGGGCTGGGCCCCCTATCGCGGCTGGGGCAACGCGGACTACCTGCCCGGGATTCTCCTCGCCCACGACGCCATTCTCGACCTCGACTTCGACACCTACGTCGGCGGTCATGTCTACCGCACCGGAACACGAGCCGACGTGAAGCGGTCCCGGGCATTCTTCGTCGACTTCTGGAACACCACGAAGAAGAACATGGGAGCGATCTCCTTCACCGAGGCCGCCTCCGAGGTCGAGTCCGCGAACGTCTGGGCCGCGCAGAAGGTCTGGATCGACCGCGTCGCGAAGGCCACGCAGGCCGAACTCGTCGAGCGCTGGGGTTCTCGTATCGCCGCGGTCGACACGTTCAGCGCCGACACCGCGGGTTCCGTGGTGGTGTCCATTTCCACCGACGCCACCATCAACTTCCCGTAG
- a CDS encoding aldehyde dehydrogenase family protein, translating to MSTTPDTNPWIGGVHTEVAADTAEDVRRAVDAAGAASGQWAATKSAMRRQIFLRAARPMADRTDDIVRIMAGEVGATAPWAAFNARLGADILLEAAAAVSQSAGQVLATDADGVISTQARVPKVVIAAISPWNAPLVLGARAIALPLALGDTVVMKPSEDAPVACGLLIADVLREAGVPAGVLNAVTNDRADAAEVVSALVADERVHMVDFTGSIEVGRAIAVHAARHLKPARLELGGENTLLVLQDADLDYAVDAAVLGSFVNSGQIRMCLGRVIVHRLLAEEFTAKPAARAAGLNRGDPTDPAVAVGPVVNSRAAQRIAALVEDAVAKGATLAAGTGRPEGPDTLIRPVVLTGVTERHPLRADRRSHHRRSGAV from the coding sequence TTGTCCACCACCCCCGACACCAACCCCTGGATCGGCGGCGTCCACACAGAGGTCGCCGCCGACACCGCCGAGGACGTACGGCGCGCGGTGGACGCCGCAGGCGCGGCCTCCGGGCAATGGGCGGCCACCAAGTCCGCCATGCGCCGTCAGATCTTCCTCAGGGCGGCTCGGCCGATGGCCGACCGCACCGACGACATCGTGCGGATCATGGCGGGAGAAGTCGGCGCCACCGCGCCCTGGGCGGCGTTCAACGCCCGCCTCGGCGCCGACATCCTTCTGGAGGCGGCCGCCGCCGTCAGCCAGTCGGCCGGACAGGTGCTCGCCACCGACGCCGATGGAGTGATCTCCACCCAGGCGCGCGTCCCCAAGGTCGTCATCGCCGCCATCTCGCCGTGGAACGCCCCGCTCGTCCTGGGCGCACGCGCGATCGCGCTGCCGCTCGCCCTGGGCGACACCGTGGTGATGAAGCCCAGCGAAGACGCCCCGGTCGCGTGCGGCCTGCTCATCGCCGACGTGCTGCGGGAGGCCGGCGTGCCCGCAGGGGTGCTCAACGCCGTCACCAACGACCGTGCGGACGCCGCCGAAGTGGTCTCGGCACTGGTCGCGGACGAGCGGGTACACATGGTCGACTTCACCGGTTCCATCGAGGTGGGCCGTGCCATCGCGGTCCACGCCGCCCGGCACCTCAAGCCCGCGCGCCTGGAACTCGGCGGCGAGAACACCCTGCTGGTCCTCCAGGACGCGGACCTCGACTACGCCGTGGACGCGGCCGTCCTCGGGTCCTTCGTGAACTCCGGCCAGATCCGTATGTGCCTCGGCCGTGTCATCGTCCACCGCTTGCTCGCCGAGGAGTTCACCGCGAAGCCCGCCGCGCGGGCGGCCGGGCTGAACCGCGGCGACCCGACCGACCCCGCCGTCGCCGTCGGCCCCGTCGTCAACTCCCGGGCCGCACAGCGCATCGCGGCGCTCGTCGAGGACGCGGTCGCCAAGGGCGCGACCCTCGCGGCGGGCACCGGCAGGCCCGAGGGGCCGGACACCTTGATCCGCCCGGTGGTGCTCACCGGTGTCACCGAACGACACCCCTTACGGGCTGACCGCCGGAGTCATCATCGAAGATCTGGGGCGGTGTGA
- a CDS encoding alpha/beta fold hydrolase, which yields MTVSQTLTRPQADVGRYVSDAWRDRYFAACDAVYALGATALTETDVETSFGTTHVYRYGPANPAARSRTPVVLVHGAGSCSAMWYPNTPALSADRPVYAIDTPGDPGRSIQREAIHQPERAAQCLDETLAGLGLDRVHLVGASYGGWLGLNQAHRRSERLASVTLLDPGGLEKVGLRFFVWIFVSLFATFAPKALRPRLAAWLEQPVLIMPELRTMIRVGVRAYRIRRPAPLPLSEEELSTIRTPLYLVLGKRSLLVHPRRQVERVPRLIPGARAEIVSNTGHGPGIDHADEINRRMLSFMASVD from the coding sequence GTGACCGTGTCCCAGACCCTGACGCGCCCCCAGGCCGATGTCGGCCGATACGTGAGCGATGCCTGGCGTGACCGCTACTTCGCCGCCTGCGACGCCGTCTACGCCCTGGGAGCGACCGCTCTCACGGAAACGGACGTGGAGACCTCCTTCGGCACCACGCACGTCTACCGGTACGGCCCCGCGAACCCGGCGGCCCGCTCGAGAACCCCCGTCGTCCTCGTCCACGGAGCGGGCTCCTGCTCCGCCATGTGGTACCCCAACACCCCTGCCCTGAGCGCCGACCGCCCGGTCTACGCGATAGACACCCCCGGTGACCCCGGACGCAGTATTCAGCGCGAGGCCATCCACCAGCCCGAACGCGCCGCACAGTGTCTGGACGAGACACTGGCCGGCCTCGGGCTCGACCGCGTCCACCTGGTCGGCGCCTCCTACGGCGGATGGCTCGGCCTGAATCAGGCACACCGCAGGTCCGAACGCCTCGCCTCGGTCACGCTCCTCGACCCCGGCGGCCTGGAGAAAGTGGGCCTGCGCTTCTTCGTCTGGATCTTCGTCAGCCTCTTCGCGACCTTCGCGCCGAAGGCGCTGCGCCCACGACTGGCAGCGTGGCTCGAACAACCGGTCCTCATCATGCCGGAGCTGCGCACCATGATCAGGGTGGGGGTGCGCGCCTACCGCATCCGTCGCCCCGCCCCGTTGCCCTTGTCCGAGGAGGAACTGTCCACCATCCGCACCCCGCTCTATCTGGTGCTCGGCAAGCGAAGCCTCCTCGTGCACCCGCGGCGGCAGGTCGAGCGCGTCCCACGCCTGATACCGGGTGCCCGCGCCGAGATCGTCTCCAACACCGGCCACGGACCCGGGATCGACCACGCGGACGAGATCAATCGCCGGATGCTGAGTTTCATGGCCTCCGTCGACTGA
- a CDS encoding GMC family oxidoreductase, which yields MRTVIVGAGSAGLVCAWKLSADPSHEVVLVDAGTDPGPNVPDELRTEILLPAHYYWQYTDEDTGAFLPRGKVFGGSSAVNAAAAVRGQPWCYDAWDSALWSYDACLPAFRALEADQQFGQEDHHGAEGPIAITRYEQSAFDLVFQDVCRRHGYHPVADHNAPGALGFGPFPTNRVDGVRLSTLVSVLPLIRSRANVVLRPASEVLRVLVSGGAAHGVVLLDAQGQHVVEADRVILSAGTFGTPEILFHSGIGPADDLRNADLPVLVHAPQLGTNLSDHVLFQLNVDVTDASQLPMPGGQGTLLTYELPGDRHPQAQIFAYHAAFFDPTAGPHAAAVTASLVTPESRGHLALGRGRARVRLRHLSAPLDRSRAADIVTTAAGIVDDLAAQGRVKLPDAPWWRSEDLPQACRAQALSYHHPVGTCRLGRDDASVVDERLRVRGVDRLMVADASVMPTIPRAHTNLATMMIGYRAADFAAE from the coding sequence ATGCGCACTGTCATCGTGGGAGCCGGGTCCGCCGGTCTCGTCTGTGCCTGGAAGCTCAGCGCGGACCCAAGTCATGAAGTCGTCCTGGTGGACGCGGGTACGGACCCCGGCCCGAATGTGCCGGACGAACTGCGCACGGAGATTCTCCTGCCGGCGCACTACTACTGGCAGTACACCGACGAGGACACCGGCGCCTTCCTGCCGCGAGGCAAGGTGTTCGGCGGCAGTTCCGCGGTGAACGCGGCAGCGGCGGTCCGCGGTCAGCCTTGGTGCTACGACGCCTGGGACTCGGCACTGTGGTCGTACGACGCCTGCCTGCCCGCCTTCCGTGCTCTCGAAGCCGACCAGCAGTTCGGTCAGGAGGACCACCACGGGGCCGAGGGACCCATAGCGATCACCCGGTACGAGCAGAGCGCGTTCGACCTCGTCTTCCAGGACGTCTGCCGGCGCCACGGCTATCACCCGGTGGCCGATCACAACGCCCCCGGAGCCCTCGGCTTCGGCCCCTTTCCCACCAACCGCGTCGACGGTGTGCGGTTGAGCACCCTCGTGAGCGTGCTGCCCCTCATCCGTTCCCGCGCCAACGTGGTCCTGCGGCCGGCCAGTGAGGTGCTGCGGGTGCTGGTCAGCGGGGGCGCGGCGCACGGTGTGGTGCTGCTGGACGCGCAGGGGCAGCATGTCGTCGAGGCCGACCGCGTCATCCTGTCGGCCGGGACGTTCGGCACACCGGAGATCCTCTTCCACTCGGGCATCGGCCCGGCCGACGACCTGCGGAACGCGGACCTGCCGGTCCTCGTCCACGCGCCGCAGCTGGGCACGAACCTGTCCGATCACGTCCTGTTCCAGCTGAACGTGGACGTCACCGACGCCTCCCAACTGCCCATGCCGGGTGGTCAGGGCACCTTGCTCACCTACGAACTGCCCGGCGACCGTCATCCGCAGGCTCAGATATTCGCCTACCACGCCGCCTTCTTCGACCCCACCGCGGGCCCGCACGCGGCCGCGGTGACCGCCTCGCTGGTCACCCCCGAGAGCCGGGGCCACCTCGCGTTGGGCCGAGGACGAGCCCGAGTCCGCCTCCGTCATCTGTCGGCGCCCCTGGACCGGTCACGGGCAGCCGACATCGTCACGACGGCCGCCGGCATCGTGGACGACCTGGCCGCACAAGGACGGGTCAAGCTGCCCGACGCACCCTGGTGGCGCAGCGAGGACCTGCCGCAGGCTTGCCGCGCCCAGGCCCTGTCGTACCACCACCCGGTGGGCACCTGCCGGTTGGGCCGGGACGATGCCAGTGTCGTCGACGAGCGTCTACGAGTCCGGGGCGTGGACCGGCTGATGGTGGCCGACGCCTCCGTCATGCCGACCATTCCGCGGGCCCACACCAATCTGGCCACGATGATGATCGGTTACCGGGCGGCAGACTTCGCCGCCGAGTGA
- a CDS encoding winged helix-turn-helix transcriptional regulator, translated as MSGTPRREAEIYGAGTPAREAMERLAGRWTVLIAHALEDGPTRFNDLRHQLGVSAQVLARALRDLERDGLVARRLYPEVPVRVEYELTELGGTMCPVVREIRRWAEEVAPAIGEARETYDRNHRS; from the coding sequence ATGAGCGGAACGCCGCGGCGTGAAGCCGAGATCTACGGCGCGGGTACTCCGGCGCGAGAGGCGATGGAGCGGCTGGCCGGCCGTTGGACGGTGCTCATCGCGCACGCTCTCGAAGACGGCCCCACCCGCTTCAACGACTTGAGGCACCAGCTGGGAGTGAGCGCCCAGGTGCTGGCCCGGGCCCTTCGCGACCTCGAGCGGGACGGGCTAGTCGCCCGGCGGCTCTACCCCGAGGTGCCGGTCCGCGTGGAGTACGAACTCACCGAACTCGGCGGGACCATGTGCCCGGTCGTGCGGGAGATACGGCGCTGGGCTGAGGAGGTGGCTCCGGCGATCGGCGAGGCGCGGGAGACGTACGACCGAAACCACCGGAGCTGA